The bacterium genome has a window encoding:
- the guaB gene encoding IMP dehydrogenase, which produces MSKLIGRGLTFDDVLLVPRESGVLPAQAQVGTRLTRRIRLNIPLVSAAMDTVTEAEMAIAMAREGGIGIIHKNLSPEEQAAQVDTVKRSESGMIRRPVTMSSGRTLQEAVELMARYRISGIPVVDDGRLVGILTNRDLRFLTDLGQPIASAMTRENLVCAPDGTTLEEAERILQQHKVEKLLVTGGAGELVGLITVKDIQKKKQHPHAAKDGQGRLLAGAAVGVGPREVERAARLVEAGVDVLCVDTAHGHSLGVVEMVRELKALQPEVEIVAGNVATAGAVRALAEAGADAVKVGIGPGSICTTRVVAGVGVPQVTAILDCAAEAARHGIPVIADGGVKYSGDFAKAIAAGAETVMLGSLFAGCEESPGELVLFEGRSFKVYRGMGSLGAMKRGSSDRYFQGSVREEQKLVPEGIEGRVAYKGKVAGVVYQLVGGLRASMGYCGCPDIDSFRRDTRLMEITAAGLRESHPHDVVVTKESPNYWTS; this is translated from the coding sequence ATGAGCAAGTTGATCGGCCGCGGCCTCACCTTCGATGACGTGCTGCTGGTGCCGCGCGAGTCCGGCGTCCTGCCCGCCCAGGCCCAGGTGGGCACGCGCCTCACCCGGCGCATCCGCCTCAACATCCCCCTCGTCAGCGCCGCCATGGACACGGTCACCGAGGCCGAGATGGCCATCGCCATGGCCCGCGAGGGTGGCATCGGCATCATCCACAAGAACCTCAGCCCGGAGGAGCAGGCCGCCCAGGTGGACACGGTGAAGCGCTCCGAATCGGGCATGATCCGCCGGCCGGTCACCATGTCCAGCGGCCGTACGCTGCAGGAGGCGGTGGAGCTGATGGCGCGCTACCGCATCAGCGGCATCCCGGTGGTGGACGATGGGCGCCTCGTGGGCATTCTCACCAACCGGGACCTGCGCTTCCTCACCGACCTGGGACAGCCCATCGCCTCCGCCATGACCCGGGAGAACCTGGTCTGCGCCCCGGATGGCACCACCCTCGAAGAGGCGGAGCGCATCCTGCAGCAACACAAAGTCGAGAAGCTGCTGGTGACGGGCGGCGCCGGCGAGCTGGTGGGCCTCATCACGGTGAAGGACATCCAAAAGAAGAAGCAGCATCCCCACGCCGCCAAGGACGGGCAGGGCCGCCTTCTGGCCGGCGCCGCGGTGGGCGTGGGTCCGCGCGAGGTGGAGCGCGCCGCCCGCCTGGTGGAGGCGGGGGTGGACGTCCTCTGCGTGGACACGGCCCACGGCCACAGCCTTGGGGTGGTGGAGATGGTGCGGGAGCTGAAGGCCCTCCAACCCGAGGTGGAGATCGTGGCCGGCAACGTGGCCACGGCCGGGGCGGTGCGCGCCCTGGCGGAGGCCGGCGCCGACGCCGTCAAGGTGGGGATCGGGCCGGGCAGCATCTGCACCACGCGGGTGGTGGCCGGCGTGGGCGTGCCGCAGGTGACGGCCATCCTCGACTGCGCCGCCGAGGCCGCGCGCCACGGCATCCCGGTCATCGCCGACGGCGGGGTGAAGTACTCGGGCGATTTCGCCAAGGCCATCGCCGCCGGCGCCGAGACGGTGATGCTGGGCTCCCTTTTCGCCGGCTGCGAGGAAAGCCCCGGCGAGCTGGTCCTCTTCGAAGGCCGCTCCTTCAAGGTCTACCGCGGCATGGGCAGCCTGGGCGCCATGAAGCGCGGCAGCAGCGACCGCTATTTCCAGGGCAGTGTGCGCGAGGAGCAGAAACTGGTGCCGGAGGGGATCGAGGGGCGTGTCGCCTACAAGGGCAAGGTGGCGGGCGTGGTCTATCAGCTGGTGGGTGGCCTGCGCGCCAGCATGGGCTACTGTGGCTGCCCGGACATCGACAGCTTCCGCCGCGACACGCGGCTGATGGAAATCACCGCCGCCGGCCTGCGCGAGAGCCATCCCCACGACGTGGTGGTGACCAAGGAATCCCCCAACTATTGGACCTCGTAG